A portion of the Mycobacterium paraseoulense genome contains these proteins:
- a CDS encoding LuxR C-terminal-related transcriptional regulator, producing MTGSAGRGDNRAGEAGARAVLLATKLHAPAMGAQLIHRATLLDVLSAGRHRKLTLLSAPAGWGKTTVLAQWALAAGEDDRFGWLSLDSSDNDPVWFWMYVIAALQNTSPGVGIRAVELLAMGADPVQVVLPTLLNDLDTIDSPMVLILDDYHMVVRRAVHDQLAFFVSRLPANLHLVLATRSDPLLPLARLRARGDLAEMRTDDLRFGAVEAEHLLNDVLGLDLTHADVRLLHRRTEGWAAGLYLAALSLAGRADTPTFIKTFAGDNRHIVDYLMAEVLDGQPPHLRSFLLRTSVLGRLSGPLCDAVLQTSGSASVLEQIDCENLFVVPLDMSREWYRYHQLFGELLRTELRRTEPGLVQDLHRRAATWFEAEGLIDEAVRHLVDGGDIARSADLIAADWADEFNGGGVSTVSGMLDLLPEETVQQDPRLSVARAWIALSTGQLDDAADWIEAVETRSGAGTADGDAISAQVVLLRAAHSFKTAEVAAALETAHRAITLELGDAPLGRASAYCIYGSALYFSGSTDEARAAFLRALELAEKVGDRRARSYALGHLALISAEDGRLADAERQIRRASGSSRDLANAEHLVDVMVSLATAEVLRVRGDAAAAAAADMAVMAARQGGAILEVAKALVVRAQVLEHLGDHQTAQAVLDEVGTLMHDCADAGIASRLLASAGSSGRGAGTARTGGCIAGEELTPKELEVLRLLATRLSRREIAERLYVSLNTVKTHQRAVYRKLRVEHRGAAVSRARELGLL from the coding sequence ATGACCGGCTCGGCTGGACGCGGCGACAACCGCGCGGGCGAAGCCGGCGCGCGAGCGGTTCTGCTCGCCACCAAGCTTCACGCCCCGGCTATGGGGGCCCAGCTCATTCACCGGGCCACCCTGCTGGACGTACTGTCGGCGGGGCGCCACCGCAAGCTGACCCTGTTGAGTGCGCCGGCGGGCTGGGGCAAGACCACCGTACTGGCGCAGTGGGCCCTGGCCGCAGGCGAGGACGACCGCTTTGGCTGGTTGTCGCTTGATTCCTCCGACAACGATCCCGTGTGGTTTTGGATGTACGTGATCGCCGCCCTGCAGAACACGAGTCCCGGGGTGGGGATCCGCGCGGTCGAACTCCTCGCGATGGGCGCCGACCCCGTGCAGGTCGTGCTGCCGACGCTGCTGAATGATCTCGACACAATCGACAGCCCGATGGTGCTGATCCTGGACGACTACCACATGGTGGTAAGACGGGCGGTCCATGACCAGCTGGCGTTCTTCGTCAGCCGGTTGCCGGCGAATCTGCACCTGGTACTAGCCACCCGATCGGATCCTTTGCTGCCGTTAGCGCGGCTGAGGGCCCGCGGCGACCTGGCCGAGATGCGAACCGACGATTTGCGTTTCGGGGCCGTTGAGGCCGAGCATCTGCTCAACGATGTCCTCGGGTTGGACTTGACTCACGCAGACGTTCGACTGCTGCACCGACGCACCGAGGGGTGGGCTGCCGGCCTCTACCTTGCAGCCCTGTCGCTTGCCGGGCGTGCTGACACCCCCACGTTCATCAAGACGTTCGCCGGGGACAACCGTCATATCGTCGACTACTTGATGGCCGAGGTGCTTGACGGTCAGCCGCCGCACCTGCGCAGCTTCTTGCTACGTACGTCGGTCTTGGGACGGCTCAGCGGTCCGCTGTGCGACGCGGTGCTGCAAACGTCTGGTTCCGCGTCGGTATTGGAGCAGATCGATTGCGAAAACCTTTTCGTGGTGCCACTGGACATGTCGCGTGAGTGGTATCGCTACCACCAGCTGTTCGGAGAGTTGCTGCGCACCGAGCTGCGCCGCACCGAGCCCGGTCTTGTCCAAGATCTACACCGACGAGCCGCGACCTGGTTCGAGGCCGAGGGCCTCATCGATGAGGCGGTCCGCCATCTGGTCGATGGAGGCGACATCGCGCGCAGCGCTGATCTGATCGCGGCGGACTGGGCCGATGAATTCAACGGTGGCGGCGTGTCGACGGTCTCCGGCATGCTTGACCTGCTTCCCGAAGAGACCGTTCAACAGGACCCGCGGCTGAGCGTGGCCCGCGCGTGGATTGCCCTGAGCACTGGTCAACTCGATGACGCGGCGGACTGGATCGAGGCAGTGGAGACACGATCCGGGGCCGGCACCGCGGATGGTGACGCCATCAGTGCTCAGGTCGTCTTGTTGCGTGCGGCCCACTCGTTCAAGACAGCCGAAGTCGCCGCGGCGCTTGAGACGGCGCACCGGGCGATCACCCTCGAACTCGGCGACGCGCCGCTGGGCCGAGCAAGCGCCTACTGCATCTATGGATCCGCGCTGTACTTTTCGGGCAGCACCGACGAGGCACGAGCTGCCTTCCTGCGGGCCCTGGAGCTGGCCGAGAAGGTGGGCGATCGTCGAGCCCGCTCCTACGCCTTGGGCCATCTGGCGCTGATTTCGGCCGAAGATGGCCGGCTCGCCGATGCCGAACGCCAGATCCGCCGGGCTTCCGGCAGTTCTCGGGACCTGGCGAATGCTGAACACCTCGTGGACGTGATGGTGTCGCTTGCCACGGCCGAGGTCCTGCGTGTGCGCGGCGACGCGGCGGCGGCGGCCGCTGCGGACATGGCCGTCATGGCGGCCCGCCAGGGTGGAGCAATCCTCGAGGTGGCCAAAGCGCTGGTGGTCCGGGCACAGGTCCTCGAGCATCTCGGCGACCACCAGACCGCGCAGGCCGTCCTCGACGAAGTCGGCACTCTGATGCACGATTGCGCGGACGCCGGCATCGCCTCGAGGCTGCTCGCTTCGGCCGGGTCGAGCGGGCGCGGTGCGGGCACTGCCCGCACCGGGGGGTGTATCGCGGGTGAGGAGCTGACCCCCAAGGAGCTCGAGGTTCTTCGCTTGCTCGCCACCCGGTTATCGCGACGTGAGATCGCCGAGCGGCTATACGTCTCGCTCAATACCGTCAAGACCCACCAGCGCGCGGTGTACCGCAAACTCCGCGTTGAGCACCGCGGCGCGGCGGTCAGCCGGGCGCGAGAACTCGGCCTGTTGTAA
- the usfY gene encoding protein UsfY: MGDTHDDPTDHSRTTQPHAGIAMKDNFFWPGLILLVVAAVALISTAATAAYRHYEWLSTTLLIAILGAVAGALWLVMENRRLTRIDARWDAAHPDGRPLPRTR; this comes from the coding sequence ATGGGAGACACGCATGATGATCCGACGGATCACTCCCGGACCACGCAACCGCACGCGGGTATCGCGATGAAGGACAACTTCTTCTGGCCGGGGTTGATCCTGCTGGTCGTTGCGGCGGTCGCGCTGATAAGCACGGCGGCTACGGCCGCCTACCGGCATTACGAATGGCTTTCCACCACATTGCTCATCGCCATTCTCGGCGCCGTCGCCGGAGCACTGTGGCTCGTCATGGAGAATCGCCGCTTGACCCGCATCGATGCGCGGTGGGACGCCGCGCACCCGGATGGTCGGCCACTTCCGCGCACTCGCTGA
- a CDS encoding YkgB family protein — MSQQEATTMPTHGSGTSRTTGIAPLVARYGLVVVLAWFGAMKFTSYESHGISHWVANSPFLGWVYNMMSIDAFGRLNGSVELITAALLAVKPWFPKASVVGGALASLFFVTTLSFMITTPGVGEASAGGFPILSADGEFLMKDIALIGLALWLLADAIDATRGRGRSPQWTDTTRR; from the coding sequence ATGTCACAGCAGGAGGCCACCACCATGCCTACTCATGGTTCAGGAACGTCTCGAACGACTGGCATTGCGCCCCTGGTCGCACGGTATGGTCTGGTCGTAGTCCTGGCCTGGTTCGGCGCCATGAAGTTCACTTCCTATGAATCCCACGGCATTTCACATTGGGTGGCTAATAGCCCATTCTTGGGTTGGGTCTACAACATGATGTCCATCGACGCCTTTGGTCGATTGAACGGATCAGTAGAACTGATTACCGCAGCACTGCTCGCGGTCAAGCCGTGGTTCCCGAAGGCTTCCGTGGTGGGCGGCGCATTAGCCTCACTGTTCTTCGTGACCACGCTGAGCTTCATGATCACGACCCCCGGGGTCGGTGAGGCATCTGCCGGCGGCTTTCCAATTTTGTCCGCCGACGGAGAGTTCTTGATGAAAGACATTGCGCTCATCGGCTTGGCGCTGTGGCTGCTGGCGGACGCGATTGACGCAACCCGGGGCAGAGGACGATCGCCGCAATGGACTGACACAACCCGCCGCTGA
- a CDS encoding tryptophanase, translating into MKRANTRLASSTTLNFASRGLLAQSCRTIDTSMISDEDMAWTLVDTVGSCLTGYERSSAFVELGCGESYLVIKRILTALLSTRMALPATLLSKLTGWLNGYAGNPDQPQLRMMIDVIRLQQSEAGGW; encoded by the coding sequence GTGAAGCGCGCCAACACGCGATTGGCGTCATCGACGACATTGAACTTCGCGAGTCGTGGTTTGCTGGCGCAATCGTGCCGCACGATTGACACGTCGATGATTTCCGACGAGGACATGGCGTGGACACTGGTCGACACGGTGGGGTCGTGTTTGACCGGCTATGAGCGCTCGAGTGCTTTCGTCGAGTTGGGCTGCGGCGAGAGCTATCTCGTGATCAAACGTATCCTCACCGCCCTGTTGTCAACCCGAATGGCTTTGCCGGCAACGCTACTCTCAAAGCTGACTGGCTGGCTGAATGGTTACGCCGGCAACCCAGACCAGCCCCAACTGCGCATGATGATTGACGTCATTCGCCTGCAGCAGTCCGAGGCGGGTGGGTGGTGA
- a CDS encoding thiolase family protein produces the protein MIEAYVLGGVRTPFTRYGGTLSGIRADDLLGMTMKGACDRLGVPLDAVEDIVAGCVNPAHEGMGDVARWAALAAGFPDTAAGSTVNRFCGSSLSAAVTISHAIKAGDLGLGIACGVESMSRSGWALMKGDAAFSPRGPVIMLDTMWSGAGGPPNPVLLARNAYISMIETAQNVADRYSLNREEIDAFALRSQQHAKAARDRGRLAKEIMPVTIPATKKTPARVAQHDEFIRDDTTAEVLAGLPAQPGTTQMTAANSSPLSDGASAVVIASGERARELGVEPLARVVSSAVYGIDPLVMGVAPAWAIPAAIRRAGLAPEQIDVWEVHEAFSAQALGVLRELPNQLDGFVVPDDKLTPNGGAVAIGHPFGATGTRYLLTLATELRERGTRYGVIGVCIGSGQAVAVVLENVGAE, from the coding sequence ATGATCGAGGCTTATGTTTTGGGTGGTGTGCGAACCCCGTTCACCCGTTATGGCGGCACACTGTCGGGTATCCGGGCCGATGACTTGCTGGGTATGACGATGAAGGGCGCCTGCGACCGGCTGGGCGTACCGCTCGATGCCGTGGAAGACATCGTGGCGGGTTGCGTGAACCCCGCGCACGAGGGCATGGGCGACGTCGCCCGGTGGGCAGCGTTGGCTGCCGGATTTCCTGACACGGCGGCCGGATCCACCGTGAACAGATTTTGCGGATCGTCACTGAGCGCGGCGGTGACCATCAGCCACGCGATCAAGGCCGGCGACCTCGGCCTGGGTATCGCCTGTGGAGTCGAGTCGATGTCTCGATCGGGGTGGGCGCTGATGAAAGGCGATGCCGCCTTCAGTCCCCGAGGTCCGGTGATCATGCTCGACACCATGTGGAGCGGCGCCGGCGGTCCGCCCAACCCGGTGTTACTGGCCCGCAACGCTTACATCAGCATGATCGAGACCGCGCAGAATGTCGCCGACCGCTACTCGCTGAATCGCGAGGAGATCGACGCCTTCGCGCTGCGATCCCAGCAACATGCCAAGGCTGCCCGTGATCGAGGTCGGCTAGCCAAAGAGATTATGCCCGTGACGATCCCGGCGACGAAGAAGACCCCTGCCCGGGTTGCACAACATGACGAATTCATCCGCGATGACACCACCGCCGAGGTGCTGGCGGGTTTACCTGCCCAGCCCGGCACGACCCAAATGACGGCGGCGAACTCCTCGCCTTTAAGCGATGGCGCCAGTGCCGTAGTCATCGCTTCCGGGGAGCGGGCCAGGGAACTCGGCGTCGAGCCGCTAGCCCGAGTGGTATCGAGCGCGGTTTACGGCATCGACCCTCTCGTCATGGGCGTGGCCCCCGCATGGGCAATTCCGGCCGCGATCCGCCGGGCAGGACTTGCTCCCGAGCAGATCGACGTGTGGGAGGTGCACGAGGCGTTCAGCGCCCAGGCGCTCGGCGTGCTGCGGGAATTGCCAAACCAGCTGGACGGTTTCGTGGTGCCCGATGACAAGCTGACGCCCAACGGTGGCGCGGTTGCGATCGGACATCCCTTCGGGGCTACCGGAACTCGCTATTTGTTGACACTGGCGACCGAACTGCGTGAACGAGGCACCCGGTATGGCGTGATCGGGGTCTGCATCGGCTCGGGGCAGGCGGTAGCAGTGGTTTTGGAAAACGTTGGCGCAGAATAG
- a CDS encoding SIS domain-containing protein, producing the protein MLEFDQAPISLGLYPLVRDHQRHIILTGMGTSHFAALPSWRRLVAAGKPASWVDTENLLENPQLVTRDSLLVVTSRSGSGGHVCALTDGLGRTMNPAAVMAITDDPASPLAAVADCEVLLRSRTSGSPKGFLNALIAHDYVASMILKEDNADVSGTARIVATATLPAKLREIAARVAAQQDSRLAYAGCGEHAAAALYAALLTNEATESVAEGHIVGQHRRDLVRRADAKLTAVLFGSHRGPHAALRALAGDLLAAGSNVVVVGGADVPGSIYVPRHTGHVGAEVAHNVVVIEHFVAALAT; encoded by the coding sequence TTGCTCGAATTCGATCAGGCGCCGATCTCGCTGGGCTTGTACCCGTTGGTCCGCGATCACCAGCGACACATCATCCTCACCGGTATGGGCACATCGCATTTTGCAGCCCTGCCGAGCTGGCGGCGGCTCGTTGCGGCCGGCAAGCCCGCGTCGTGGGTCGATACGGAAAATCTGTTAGAGAATCCGCAACTGGTCACCCGCGACTCGCTCCTGGTCGTCACGTCGCGGTCGGGCTCGGGCGGGCACGTTTGCGCATTGACCGACGGGCTCGGCCGGACCATGAATCCGGCAGCGGTGATGGCGATCACCGACGACCCGGCCAGTCCACTCGCCGCGGTTGCTGACTGTGAAGTTCTGCTGCGTAGCCGGACATCGGGCAGCCCGAAAGGGTTTCTGAACGCTCTCATAGCCCACGACTACGTCGCCTCGATGATTCTCAAGGAAGACAATGCCGATGTCTCTGGTACCGCGCGGATTGTCGCTACCGCGACCTTGCCGGCGAAACTTCGCGAAATAGCGGCCCGTGTTGCGGCCCAGCAGGACTCGCGCCTGGCTTACGCCGGGTGCGGCGAGCACGCGGCCGCCGCTTTATACGCGGCGTTGCTCACAAACGAGGCGACGGAGAGCGTCGCCGAGGGCCACATCGTAGGACAACATCGACGCGACCTCGTGCGGCGCGCAGACGCAAAACTGACCGCTGTCCTTTTTGGTTCCCACCGCGGCCCTCACGCGGCTTTGCGCGCACTGGCTGGCGATCTGTTGGCGGCGGGATCAAACGTGGTTGTCGTCGGTGGGGCTGATGTCCCCGGTTCAATCTATGTCCCCCGCCACACAGGCCACGTCGGCGCTGAAGTCGCTCACAACGTCGTGGTCATCGAGCACTTCGTGGCGGCCTTGGCCACTTGA
- the lpdA gene encoding dihydrolipoyl dehydrogenase — MPRQYDLVVVGAGSGGYVAGIRAAQLGMTVAIVEERYWGGVCLNTGCVPSKALLRNAEIASILTHQADEFGICGDIKLDYARAVSRSREVADARVRGVHFLMRKNKITEIDGRGRFSGSHTLDVQLRDGGTTSLRFSHAIIATGSRVRMLPGVSLSENIVTYEQQILDATIPESIVIIGAGGIGMEFAYILNSYGVDVQILEYADRALPNEDADVSKELTRQYRRRGIPIQTNTRVDSVTDHGDRITVTHTDRNGHTTSVDAARAFICIGFCPNVENLGLDMVDVDLTTGGAVAIDDYMRTSAPHVFAVGDVTAKVQLAHVASAQGVIAAETIAGSPTMPLDYRMMPRVTFCQPQVASFGYTEDQARSSGRNIRVATFPMQASAKAHGLGERAGFIKIIADAAHGELLGAHLVGAEVSELLPELTAAQLWDLTATELARNVHTHPTLGEGLQECFHALTGHAINL; from the coding sequence ATCCCCCGCCAGTATGACCTGGTGGTCGTGGGCGCCGGCTCGGGCGGATACGTCGCCGGCATCCGCGCGGCCCAGCTCGGCATGACCGTCGCGATCGTCGAAGAACGCTACTGGGGCGGAGTCTGCCTCAACACCGGGTGCGTTCCGTCAAAAGCCTTGCTGCGCAACGCCGAGATCGCCTCCATCCTGACCCATCAGGCAGACGAGTTCGGTATCTGCGGTGACATCAAGCTCGACTACGCCCGTGCCGTGTCACGCAGCCGTGAAGTCGCCGACGCCCGGGTGCGCGGCGTGCACTTCCTGATGCGCAAAAACAAGATCACCGAAATCGACGGTCGCGGCCGGTTCAGCGGCTCGCACACACTCGACGTACAGCTACGTGACGGCGGCACCACCAGCCTCCGCTTCAGTCACGCCATCATCGCCACCGGCTCACGGGTGCGGATGCTGCCCGGCGTCAGCCTCAGCGAAAACATCGTGACCTATGAGCAGCAGATCCTCGACGCAACCATACCGGAGTCCATCGTCATCATCGGCGCCGGCGGAATCGGCATGGAATTCGCCTACATCCTCAACAGCTACGGCGTCGACGTCCAAATTCTCGAATACGCCGACCGCGCACTCCCCAACGAAGACGCCGACGTCTCCAAGGAATTGACTCGCCAATACCGACGCCGCGGCATCCCCATCCAGACCAACACCCGGGTGGACTCGGTGACCGACCACGGCGACCGCATCACCGTCACCCACACTGATCGCAACGGCCACACCACCTCAGTCGACGCCGCCCGCGCGTTCATCTGCATCGGATTTTGCCCCAACGTGGAAAACCTCGGCCTCGACATGGTGGACGTAGATCTCACCACAGGCGGGGCAGTCGCCATCGACGACTACATGCGCACCTCGGCTCCTCACGTCTTCGCGGTCGGCGACGTCACCGCCAAAGTGCAACTCGCCCACGTCGCCTCGGCCCAGGGAGTCATCGCCGCCGAAACCATCGCCGGCTCCCCGACCATGCCGTTGGACTACCGCATGATGCCACGCGTGACCTTCTGCCAACCCCAGGTCGCCAGCTTCGGTTACACCGAAGACCAGGCGCGCTCCAGCGGCCGCAATATCCGAGTGGCGACGTTTCCCATGCAGGCCAGTGCCAAAGCGCACGGCCTGGGCGAACGGGCCGGCTTCATCAAAATCATCGCCGACGCTGCGCACGGCGAGTTGCTCGGAGCTCACCTCGTCGGGGCCGAAGTCAGCGAGCTCCTCCCCGAATTGACCGCCGCCCAACTCTGGGACCTGACCGCCACTGAGCTGGCCCGCAACGTGCACACCCACCCCACGCTCGGCGAGGGGCTACAGGAATGCTTCCACGCTCTGACCGGCCATGCCATCAACCTATGA
- a CDS encoding NAD(P)/FAD-dependent oxidoreductase translates to MTPTASRVRDVIIVGSGPAGYTAAIYTARAGLDTLVIEGHEPGGALIAAGPIDNYPGVGPFVSGPALAEAMRRQAQRFGAELCSGHVERFDVRDKPKTVGTSDDQHHGRALILAMGSAPRSLNVPGERGLHGVSTSAKRDGARFTGRDVAVIGGGDGAVEEALYLAPLARHVTLIHQRPRLRASAIAVARLQDHPNVTIRTSTEVLALHGNRRVSGVRVRSRRHAGDSTIAVAAVFVAVGQIPRSDLLIGHVDLDAGGHILTKGGTTRTSAEGVFAAGDLIDRRYRQAVTAAASGCAAALDAERWLSRPHSPLLDSIAREGKIPQDPVATHHRGRCLVHRIG, encoded by the coding sequence ATGACGCCGACAGCGAGCCGGGTTCGTGACGTCATCATCGTCGGGTCGGGGCCAGCCGGGTACACGGCGGCGATCTACACGGCTCGAGCCGGGCTGGACACCCTTGTCATCGAAGGACATGAGCCCGGCGGTGCCCTCATCGCCGCCGGGCCGATAGACAACTACCCCGGTGTCGGCCCATTCGTCTCGGGTCCCGCGCTGGCGGAGGCGATGCGGCGACAAGCGCAGCGCTTCGGCGCAGAGTTATGCTCAGGCCACGTCGAGAGATTCGACGTCCGCGACAAGCCGAAGACGGTCGGGACGAGCGATGACCAGCACCACGGCCGTGCCCTGATCCTTGCCATGGGCTCGGCCCCCCGGTCCCTCAACGTGCCGGGCGAACGCGGGCTTCACGGCGTGAGCACAAGCGCGAAACGCGACGGCGCACGGTTCACCGGACGTGACGTCGCCGTCATCGGCGGGGGCGACGGTGCAGTTGAAGAGGCGCTCTACCTCGCTCCGCTGGCCCGCCACGTCACCCTCATCCACCAACGCCCACGACTACGGGCATCAGCCATCGCGGTTGCGCGTCTGCAGGATCATCCCAACGTCACGATCCGGACCTCCACCGAAGTGCTTGCCCTGCACGGTAACCGACGAGTCAGCGGGGTGCGCGTACGCAGCAGGCGCCACGCCGGCGATTCCACCATCGCCGTCGCGGCCGTCTTCGTCGCTGTCGGCCAGATACCCCGCTCGGATCTCCTGATCGGACACGTCGACCTCGATGCCGGTGGCCACATCCTGACCAAAGGCGGTACGACCCGTACCTCCGCGGAGGGCGTATTCGCCGCCGGCGACCTCATCGACCGCCGCTACCGCCAAGCAGTCACCGCCGCAGCCAGCGGCTGCGCGGCGGCACTCGATGCCGAGCGCTGGCTGAGCCGACCGCACAGTCCCCTGTTGGATTCCATTGCCAGGGAAGGAAAGATTCCTCAGGACCCCGTCGCGACCCATCACCGTGGGCGATGCCTCGTTCACCGTATTGGTTGA
- a CDS encoding RraA family protein: MTHRAGGKPITGARKPPHGGGSDPGPATNSLGELARRVRTADVVDAMGRLHQHRSDLLDLVSPTPGRVLFGPAVTISYFPTCRTALPPERYNFKRLFYEAIADGAEGCVLVLASNGYTDTSLGGGTKLSRVQNRRLAGILTDGRLRDFAELQRSDLAIYCRGEATRWGGDVVTPFEANRSVVLAGVGIHPGDYIFADPSGAVAIPANDVRTVLQGACQVSVEDTESIAAIRDETPSTSSAKTER; this comes from the coding sequence ATGACACACAGGGCCGGAGGTAAACCAATTACCGGTGCGCGCAAGCCGCCCCACGGCGGTGGCAGCGATCCCGGGCCGGCAACGAACTCGCTCGGTGAGCTCGCTCGTCGCGTCCGTACCGCCGACGTCGTGGACGCGATGGGGCGACTACATCAACATCGCAGCGATCTGCTCGATCTGGTGAGTCCCACGCCCGGCCGCGTGCTTTTTGGGCCGGCCGTGACAATCTCGTACTTCCCGACCTGTCGAACCGCGCTGCCCCCCGAACGCTACAACTTCAAGCGGCTCTTCTATGAGGCCATCGCCGATGGTGCTGAAGGGTGTGTCCTCGTCTTGGCCAGTAACGGATACACCGACACCTCACTTGGCGGCGGAACGAAGTTGTCGCGTGTCCAAAACCGTCGGCTTGCAGGCATCCTCACGGACGGCCGACTTCGCGACTTCGCTGAACTCCAGCGATCTGACCTAGCCATCTATTGCCGAGGCGAGGCAACACGCTGGGGTGGTGACGTTGTCACCCCCTTCGAGGCCAACCGCTCGGTAGTCCTGGCGGGGGTGGGGATCCATCCGGGCGACTACATCTTCGCCGACCCTTCGGGCGCTGTCGCCATACCCGCCAACGATGTGCGAACCGTTCTTCAAGGCGCCTGCCAGGTCTCCGTGGAGGACACGGAATCGATCGCGGCCATCCGGGACGAAACGCCATCCACGTCGTCCGCGAAAACTGAACGCTGA
- a CDS encoding DUF421 domain-containing protein, whose protein sequence is MDRIFHVLIGYPPGAVDAAIKTSALFLTAAILFRFMERRTLAEFAPFDWIAAVAAGAVVGRAATASDTSWLSATVALICLLATHAVLARLRFIPGIRRFIDPPLKVLIRNGHVDRRNLRRCGLTAADLEAVLRQHGHGSSDRIHLAIFEAKGAISILLKDGRVTDPNAVAPDALVGRECE, encoded by the coding sequence ATGGACCGAATATTTCATGTCCTGATTGGTTACCCACCCGGTGCCGTCGATGCTGCCATCAAGACCTCGGCGCTGTTCCTCACGGCTGCGATCCTGTTTCGTTTCATGGAGCGCCGCACACTCGCCGAATTCGCGCCGTTCGACTGGATCGCTGCGGTCGCCGCCGGAGCGGTCGTCGGTCGGGCTGCTACCGCCAGCGATACCTCGTGGCTCAGCGCGACCGTGGCGCTCATTTGCCTTTTGGCCACCCACGCGGTGCTTGCGCGATTGCGCTTCATCCCGGGGATTCGACGATTTATCGATCCGCCTCTGAAAGTGTTGATCCGCAACGGACACGTCGACCGACGCAACCTGCGTCGATGCGGACTTACCGCCGCCGATCTCGAGGCTGTGCTCCGACAGCACGGACACGGAAGCTCCGATCGTATTCACCTTGCGATCTTCGAAGCCAAAGGCGCGATCTCCATTCTGTTAAAGGATGGGAGGGTCACGGACCCTAACGCGGTCGCCCCGGATGCGCTGGTGGGAAGAGAGTGCGAATGA
- a CDS encoding DUF6510 family protein yields the protein MTEPTHVDGNAVGGAFADVLGFDVTTTMVTCAGCGRVGAFAESHVYHRGPGIVVRCPNCGDILVQLVQTPTDVWLDFRGAQSWRVPIPVR from the coding sequence ATGACCGAACCAACGCACGTCGACGGCAACGCCGTCGGTGGCGCCTTTGCAGACGTGCTCGGATTCGATGTCACCACCACGATGGTGACCTGCGCCGGTTGTGGTCGTGTCGGGGCCTTCGCCGAGAGTCACGTCTATCACCGCGGGCCCGGCATCGTGGTGCGTTGTCCGAACTGCGGAGACATCCTCGTTCAGCTGGTGCAAACGCCCACCGACGTGTGGCTCGACTTCCGCGGCGCCCAGTCCTGGCGTGTCCCGATCCCGGTCCGGTGA
- a CDS encoding ferredoxin reductase, with protein sequence MSRWLVARVVRSEPETETAQSIGLTVPGWGGHRAGQHIDLKLTAEDGYSAQRSYSLSRPADGERIELTVQEVPDGEVSPYLTRLVAGEQIELRGPIGGWFVWRPNEEAPVLLVGGGSGIVPLMAMLRQRQRLAAGSADFRLVYSVRSPADVYYAQELGLLERECDWLQVALVYTRTAAPQTARPPGRIRAADLAPTERVPADGTRVYVCGPTGFVESATTTLIAQGYQPSAIRTERFGPSG encoded by the coding sequence ATGTCGCGCTGGCTGGTCGCGCGTGTGGTGCGCTCGGAACCCGAGACCGAGACTGCGCAATCGATCGGGCTGACCGTGCCGGGCTGGGGCGGCCACAGGGCCGGCCAGCACATTGATCTCAAGCTGACCGCTGAGGACGGATACAGCGCACAACGGAGCTACTCACTGAGCAGACCAGCCGACGGTGAGCGCATCGAACTCACCGTGCAGGAAGTCCCCGACGGGGAAGTCTCGCCTTACCTCACGCGACTTGTTGCCGGAGAACAGATCGAGCTTCGCGGCCCGATCGGCGGCTGGTTCGTCTGGCGGCCAAACGAGGAGGCTCCCGTCCTGCTTGTCGGCGGCGGTTCCGGAATAGTGCCGTTGATGGCCATGCTGCGGCAGCGGCAGCGGCTCGCGGCGGGCAGCGCCGACTTTCGGCTGGTCTATTCGGTGCGCAGTCCCGCGGACGTGTACTACGCCCAAGAGCTCGGCCTGCTCGAGCGCGAATGTGACTGGCTGCAGGTCGCGCTGGTCTACACCCGCACGGCCGCACCGCAGACCGCCCGCCCGCCGGGCCGGATCCGCGCCGCTGACCTCGCGCCGACGGAGCGGGTGCCCGCCGACGGCACGCGCGTTTACGTTTGCGGGCCAACGGGGTTTGTGGAATCGGCGACCACCACTCTGATTGCGCAGGGCTACCAACCATCGGCTATCCGGACCGAACGGTTCGGACCGAGCGGATGA